The DNA segment TCTCTGTATTAGCTCAGCACATAACTATTTCATTAAGTAATTAATCAGGACTCTTAAGTTCTAACTTGTATAAAACAAGGTGAGGTTTTTAGATCAGTATTTTGTCTTAAAGGGGTCTCAGAAGGTCTATagcacaggtcttgtgaggagcagataaaggaactggggttgttcagcctggagtaaaggagggtgaagggagaccttcttgctctccatgaccccctgaaaggaggttggagccaggtaggggttggtctcttctcccaaggaataagtgataggacaaaaggagaTGGCCttaaattgtgccaagggaggtctagtttgaacatgaagaaaaatttcttccctgaaagggttgtcaagccccgggcacaggctgcccagggaagtgatagaggctccatccctggaggtgtttaagaggcagagatgtggtgctgaaggacatggtttagcaccagacttgctTCAGCTAACAGTTGAACTGAATGATGTTATAGGTCTTTtgcagccaaaacaattctgactCAGTGTCAGTATCAAGAGTTTAACGGATAATGAGGCTTTAAGACAAGGTAAAGACTTCAGTACTGATGAGGTcactgctgtggcacagctgtcagcagcagcacatttccACAAGCACCACCATGATACATACTGAGAACAAGGTGAGTTTTAGCAAACTTTTTCTTTACTAAAGTCTCTCGTTATAAATTACACAAATAACTTTATAAACAAATTCCCCCCCAGCTTGCATTTTTGTTTAAAGTAATAACTTTATATCATACAAATAAAGAAATTTCAAGTATGAAAAGTGCATTATTGCAATAATACCTCTTTGCAAGTCCAAAAAATCTTGGTTTAGAATAAAACTGTAAAGTGTAAAAAAGGAGTAAAACAATCAGTGCCATCTAGTCATTCAAGAAGTCCAACATCTTAAAAATGATGCTTAGTGTGTTGCAGAGGCAGATTCACATCTGAAAGCAACATGTAATTGAAAagaagctctgtgtgtgtgtgtgagttcatcattttgctttaatgttgtttgtttgtttgttttttccctatttttcttCACCTTTCTTGACAGGAATTTGCAGTACCACCAATGCTTGTCCTCAGGCATCAtccattctgtgctgctgccacttGCATGGTTCCAAGTTCTTCATCCTCTTCATGCATTCGCTTCAAGCTTCCTGCAACAGGCAAGAAGAAGAAGGATTCAGATGAACAAGATCAGCTGTGAGCAGGGCTACAGGGCAGTTATAATTGTTTCCTTGAAAGAAGAGTCAATAACAAGACTCTaccctgaagacattcaggtTTTGGACAGCCAGTTGGTGACAGCACTTTTCTTCCCTCAGTTCTCACATGGAAGAGAAATTCCCTAGAACCCACCATTTTTTGCACTCcccttctgcatctcctccCAAACTGCATTTTCACTGACCTTTAGCTGGAGTTGCTACTGGCCCCCATCTAGATGATGAAGGTAACATTTTTTACGTGCCCTGATCCCCTGTTATCTGTTTAAAGATGcagcaaaactttttttttcctgagcaacCACCTTAATTTTAAAGGCAGCAGCAATATCAGGAACATTGGCTGCTTTCAACTTGCTCCTCTTGATGCCTCTGGGGAACTTGTGGGTTTTGAAGGACAGGGAGAAGGGGCAGGGTGAAGGACACCACAGGGAATTTTAGCCAGAGAACAGAATATTTAAGTACTGCACACTGGAGTTTGAATGCCATTTGGAGCCATCTCCTCCTCAAAAGTCTGAAAGTCACAGCTAGAAATTTACTTAGGGAGTACAAAAGTCCCCAGTGAGACAGGTAGCATCATACACAACAGAAGAGGCTTCTGACCTGTAGTACCAGGAGGAACCGAAAGGGatctctccagctgcagtggtGACATCATCTGGATGGTTAATTTTGCTAGATAGATGGCTTCATATTCCTGAAAAAGTTTAATATATATTGCTATTAATTTGGCATGCTGCTGTgtaaggatcatagaatcacatctGTTGTAGTGTTTACCTTTCTGCTCCaactctgtgagaagaaattaaagatatagccttaaaaccatcacaatgtcatagaatagtttaagttaaaagggaccttcaagatcatctagttccacccctcctgccacaggcagggacaccttccactagaccaggttgctcaaggccccatccaacctgtcttAACATTTCCAGGACATCCACAatttctctaggcaacctgttccagtgccccaggacaagaggaaacagcctcaagttgtgccagatgaggttcaggttggatatcaggaaaaatttcttcacagaaaggtttatcaggcaccagaacaggctgccaatggaggtggtggagtcaccatccttcaAGGGGACACGTGGATAtagtgcttagggatgtggtttagtggtagcagcttagcagtagtggtagGATTGTGATTTCTAgatgagcagttggacttgatgaccccaaaggtctcttccaacctcagtaAGTTCTATCATTTtaccatcctcatggtaaagtTGAAGACTAATTCAGATTACCCTAAGACTGATTAGAGTGTCTTAGAGGAAGGCATACATTTTAGAGGAAGGCATACATTTTAGCGGAAGAGAGTTCTTTGCTGCTTTGACATGAGAAATATACTGTCAAGAagacagagcaaaacaaaacttaaaGGGTGATCAAAAAATGGCATTAAGGAAAAGTAAACTTCCattgaaacagttctgtgagaACGTTCAGAGAACTTGTTGCTCGCAGAAGGCAACTCAATAGGAACAAACCAATCCTAGAATACAGTAGCTTCAGACATTTATTACGAGGAGATGGCTTTGACCTCGTGTTTCAGTGGCCTGTCACACTTCCAGGGCTACACAGCAACTCCTCACAAGAGTTactttagaaacaaaaaaaaaaaacaaactcaagaGATATGAGTCATCTTGATGCCAGCCACCTAAGTAACAGCAGAGACACTGCAAGTCTGTTTCAACACACTGTTCTGACATTTGCCCACCCAGCAGACTCCTGGACTGCGACAAAGCAACTTCACAGTATCACTGTTTGCTGTTCCAGACCTGCGAATTCCATCACCTAGGAATTCAAGTGTCAAGAAGCATCACTGGTGTGTGGCACAGTTCTCACGCTGCAGTTTCCTTATCCCCAGCTAGCCTGTTTCAGAGCCTCTTGATCACTGCACAAAACAGggtttttatttctcctccaTTCCCAGCTTTGTTTGGTCTAACGTCTAAGGAACCAGGATACCCATTCATCTCCCTCCCAAGCTCCATTACAGCTCCTGACATTGACTTGAAGCACATTCTTACAGTAAATGTTAAGCCTAAGTAGAAACAGCTGTTGTGCAGGAAGATGATTCATCAAATAGCTTTTGAGTTATGACCAGTAATAAAAGAAGTCACCTGAAGTTGATGGACAAAACCAGCATTAGGATTAATACAGAATCTTCTTTCTTGAACATAAGTAAATGCATCCcttagaaagagaaagagaaactaCTTTAGTGGGAAACAGGTTATGACAAAAGGCTCTGCAGCTTCAGTTTTCCTTCTATCAGTTCTTAGGAAATACACAACCTCTAAATTCTCCTCTAAACTGGTTTGTGTAACGAATTGTTTGAGCAAAATAAGGAGGAGAAGTTGCAAAACATTTGCCCACCTCCAGCTCCACTCCTCAGCTTGCTGACCTGTTTTCAGCTACTTAAAACCAGCCTCTCAGGGCCTCTCCTCTAGCTTTACAGCACAGCATCAATCTGCGTAGGCTGGGATCCTGCTCCCATGAGCAGCAGGTAACTACTTCTTCCTAAAGGAAGGATGTAAATAAACCTGGAGGGAAGTGAGATGGGACAATCTACCCTACGTTAAAGTCTTCACTTAATCTCAGCAACTGGCTTCTGAGAGTCAATACATGTTTATGTTCTCTCCAAACTGATTCTTCATTTACAATGCTTGAATCAAAAGACGAATACCTACAGAGGCATCAGACTTCTGGCTGTACTCAAATACTCTCTCATACAAATGGTTGCCTACTGTTAACTACTACTGTTAGTTAGGTAGCAAGAACTCCTTTTTGGTAGTTAGACAGTAAGAACTCCTGTTCCTACCTGTACTTCACCCCAAATGTTTCCATTATGTATGCAATAACTAAGGCAGcactgaaaggaaataaataaacaaatcaataaaaatgtctttccattggtttaaaataataataaaataaaccaaaaagcAGCATGGATCATTCCCTACCTTCTAGAAATCCCTGCATTTCCATGGACAAGAACTTTTCCTGAGAAGGCAAAAAAGCCACAACCACACTTGAACAGActgaagaaaattctttaaaatctattttttttcctatatatGGAGAACTACACAGCAGCAAGGTATATCTTAAGAATAGTGCCTTACCACACTCTACATTACTAAACTACTGCTCTGtccactgctgctctgggatACTGCTCCTCTAAGGATTTGAGGAGCAGAATGTACAACAACACAGGTTTAAGGCCCTACACAAAAGGGGACAAAAATCATTCATACAGAGAACACAGTTGTGTTTAAAGTGAAAAATATGCTAGAGCTACAAAAAGATTTGTTTTCCAGtcagaggcagaaagaaagaacactTTGCTCTGAACTTGTCTAATACAAGTAAATTCCAATAAACCCCCAAATTCAAGAAAGCTTCATACTCAAGAGCCTCTACCACTAAGCTAGTTTTAAAGCTTTAACAACAATGTATCAGCAAATAAAAGGGTAAAGTTACTAGGGTTTTACCTCCACTTTGTAAACTTCCATCAATAAATTCTTTagtctaaaaagaaaaaaaaaattacaaggcTCAAAGTTTCAGATTATTTTTAGATATAAAAATTCTACCAAACTGTAGAATGTAACATCAGTCTTTTTATAGAGTGACAATGACACATTCTTTATACAGACTTAGATATCACTTCAACTGgacatttctctttcttctgggCATTCAAATACCCATAAAATTTTCAGCGAAAAACTACTGCAAAGccagaaataaaaatgcataaaaGTCTAATGAGTGTCCCCTATACACTATATACACTACCCtctataatcatagaatggtttgggtaggaaggaacttcaaagatcatccagtgccaactcattgccacaggcagggacaccccctGGCTTTACTTTCTGGTCAGAGAACTTCTCCAAACAAGCAAACTCCAGAGCTGTCCTTATGAGGAAGCACGAAGAACCTTCTCCAGCATCCCCTGACCAAAAGTATTTATACTTCAGAAAGTATGTTAAAAAAGCTGCAAGCTACTGGCTAATTTGTCCCCTTGCTCTGCCAAAACATGACCACCTCTGCCATAGACAGGGAAGCCAGAAGATCTTTTTGGTGGGGCTTGGGATTTATTGGGGTTTcttcaggtttgtttgtttgtttttgaggaGGAAAAACCAAAAGGGATTTTTCACTGTTGCAAACTAACCTAAAATAAAGATACAAACTCATAGCTCAAAACTAGGGGTTTAATCTATTTCAAAGGTCAGTATGTAAACAGGCACTGTTTAGTTTAAAGTTACTTTTTaattcctctgcagcacaggttTGGAGATGCTGTGAAACTTATTTACAACAACTGGTTACTATTTACTGTTGAATTTGTATTGATACATATTGAATAGTATTTGATACAAGAGAAGTAAATACTCTTGAGCTCAAAAGATAAGTTTCCTAGGGGCCAAGTTTCTCTAGCACTCTCCCATGACCTCCTAGACATCTTTGGTCTGAGACCAGTCCTttctaatttcctttcttttttttttcttttttggtgagACTATAAGATGATAGAGCTCTTACAACTCTGCCTTAGTTTCTATATCTGTATAAAAGAGGTTAATTACACTTAAAGTGGCATTAATAAAGTCACTGAAGAGTTCACAGTCCTTCCAGGTGCTTGAGGGTGGATATCCTAAGTTCAGAAAACTTCTACTGGCACCTCCACTCCCAACCCACTCACATCAACAAAGAGACACTTACCATAGGGAAAAAACGTATTATGTTCTCAACTGGATTATCTGCTATGTCCAAGACTAAATACCTGCAATGAAAACAGCTCTTGTGAGTAGACAATAACACTAAGTTGCTGCCTCCAGTACAGGTACAGCTGATTCAATCCCACTACAACACCCAAATCTACAGATAGCAACCAGTGTGGCTTTACTTTCTGGTGTAAGAACTTCTCCAGCACTTCTACAACCAAGCAGACTTCAGAGCTGTCCTTAATGAGGAAGCAAGTAAAGAACCTTCTCCAACATCCCCTGATCAAAACACCTCTTAGACATGAAGGAATCCACAAGTGCCATAGTAcaatagaatagtttgggttggaagggaccttaaaagtcatctagttcaaatcccccctgccgtgggcagagacaccttccactagaccagattgctcaaggccccatccaacctggctatggccttctctggctctgctccaacaggtccacatctctcctgtgctgaggactccagagctggccccagcactgcaagtgatgtctcagcagagcagagaggcagaatcccttccctccacctgctgcccacactgctgaagagcagccctagACCTGGTTTGTCTCTGGGCTGTGAGTACATGGTGCCAGCACATGACCAGCTTttcaccaccagcacccccatgttcttctcctcaggactgctctccatccactctgcacccagcctgtatttgtgcttgagattgccctaaaccaggtgcaggaccttgcacttggctttattgaacttcatgaggttacCATGGGCCCACCTCAAGcctgtccagcctgtccctCTGGCTGACATCTCCATGCTACAGGTGCCTCAGCTTTATTTGAAGGTGGTGTACTACATACTCATCTGCTCCCATCAGTGTGTAAATACAGAGCAGTGTTCTTTCCTGGGGCTCACTGCAGCTTTTTCAGAGGTATATTAAGTCACCTCAAATGTTATTATTAGCAGGACAAATTGTCCTCGGAGTAACTTTGGTGGGTAGTTCTCATTTGCAGACTTGCCTAAATCTGGAGTTCAGCAGGATGAATAAACTTCATGCTTTGGATGTAAGTCTTTCTGCATCTCAGTACATCGTTCAAATAGTTCTGACAATACGAAAATATTTAGAAAGGACACAAATCTGGCTCATTTCTCACCTAAATAACTGTTGGAAGTTTGGTTTAATAAAATTTGCTTCAATGTTTTGCCGTATGCATATTACATGGGTTATTCCATGTTTCTGAAGTGTAGGTAGCTgtggaaaaacaagaaaacacacAAGACATTTTGATTAAATCTTATTTAAAAGCTTACTAAATCTTggtttgtttaaataaaaaaagaaggctGTTACACAGTAATAGAAAGAAAAGCTATGCTTAAACATACAACATGGCTGTATTGTGTCCTCAAGGAAAATCAGATCTTGTTTTCTAATATTCAAAGCACAGCATGAAAAATTTTGTCTTtggagaaaacaaagcacagtCATTAGgagctgcaagaaaaaaataaccaaaccatTCCGAACAATAACAGAGAACAGGGAAAAAAGGCAGCGTTGAGTGAACTAATTTATCTCTGCCCACCTTTGCCTGCAACTCCAAGTCCCTATATGATGCAATAATTCTCAGCTAGCATCAGGTTCTTGCTGGAATCAAACTCTTGAAAGTAAAATCACCTAATTTGAGGTAATTTGGAGATAGAAGCTTTGTCTTACGTGTCTTTAGTGTAGATGCAATTTACCTTATTTTACTGCATACCTGTGAGTTCTCAGCTCTGATTTGTGTTGCAACACTTTCATAGAATGggaaaggttggaagggacctcttaaGATCAaatccaacgcccctgccaaagcaggatcatttactgcaggtcacacaggaacacatccagatgggttttggactatcttcagaggagactccacaacctctctgagcagcctgctctgtcaccctcacagtaaagaagtttctcctcatgttgaggtggagcttcctgtctacatccattgccccttctcctatcacataacaccactgaaaagaggctggcaccttcttgacacccatccttcaGATACTTATAAGCATtaattagtctggagaagactgagagcagatcttaacagccccaggtctctcaccctttcttcatcagacagatgttccagtcccttcattgCCCTTgcagcctctgttggacactctctagtatatccctgtctctcttgaactggggagcctgaaACTGGACagaatactccagatgtggtctcacaagggtggagcagagggggaagagaacctcccttaacatgctggccacacttttcttaatgcaccccagaagaTCATCggacttcttggccacaagggcacattggtgTCCCACAGATAACatactgtccaccaggactccatggggcttctccacagagctgctttccaacaggccaacccctaatctgtactggtgcccgGTGCTGTTCTTCCACAGGTACAGTACTCTACACTCACTGTTTTTGAACTCTACACTTAATTGTTTTTTGAACCTCCTTAGGTTTCCCCTTAGCCCAGCTCTCCAATTTGTCCAGatcttgctgaatggctgcacagccttctaGAATATCAGCCAATCTTCCCAGcacacttgctgagggtatactgtcccctcatccagattgtTGAAGAAGATATTGAATAAGattggacccagcactgacccctgaggaacacaACTTTAGCAAGGGAAATAAAATGCTTGATAGAGTTTTTCTTACCTATCTGACCTTCCCTATAAGACTCGATTTTATTACAAAAAGCTGCCAATTAATGCAATTGATATGGAAGTCACTGCAAACTTGCCTTTTTTCTCTGGTTTGCAAGAAGTAGGTAAAAGCTGACAAGCTGAACTGAGAAAGTACATGTGTCAGTATAAATGCATGCAGCACTTCAagccacatgaaaaaaaaaagttaactgAGGTTCTTTTTTTCACTATTCTCCTGGAGCAACCCTTTAGGTCACAAGATTGTTATGGTAAACAAAGTGTTTTAAGTGCCAGCTGCCCCAGGATGTGCCTGAGGGGAGagttagaattatagaattgttttggttggaagagacttttaagatcatcaccACTGGATGATTAGTCCAACCactaatccagcactgccaggtcaccactaaaccatgtccctcagcaccatatttacatggctttgaaatccctccaaggATAGGGACTctaccatttccctgggcagcctgttccaaggcttgacaaccctttcagggaagaaattgttcctcatttccaacacaaacctccCCCGGTGCAACcaggggccatttcctcttgtcctgtcacttgttctttgggagaagaaaccgcccccacctggctccactCTGGAAAGGGGAGGCATCAACACCAAATCAGATAATGCTGTAGGATAAAAGGTCCACCCCATAAATGCACCATTTATCACTTCTCTGGCATCTTGCATGTTCCAGTTGAGGATTGCCAGCAAATTTACACCTATATAACTAACATTTGAATGCATCTGCAGTAACAAATGAAATCAGCACAGCAAAGTTTCCTTATGGTATTCTAAAAATCTTACCTTGCTTTTCATAGCTGAAGAATATGGGCCTAAAAATAACCCAGGTAAAATTTCCTAGGAGgcaaaagaaaagacatttaataCCAAGTGAAAATTACCCAAGAGAATACATCCCTCTCAGCTCAGACCACAGCCATGGGAACAAGTCATTCATGTGGCAGTGAGAGGTGTTATCAAGTGTCATTTCTAACAGGACAATGGTCTAAACGTTTGgcaaaccaaaagaaacatgATCTTTGTGCAGGAGATCTTGCTTTGGAACAGGAATCAAGTCCTTTATTTGGATCGAGTTCCAGTTTGATCACTGCACCTTACCCAGCCCCAGACCAAATGAGGGGGACATTAACTTTGTGTATGAATGTGTCATAATTAATTCTAAAAAATCACTCACATGAAGAGACATACATGTATGGCAAGTCTTCTAGTCTTAGCAGCAGGAAAATACCAATTTTCAGCCATTTTTCTCCCCACCAACACAGACATGCAAGTCTGCTGATCTTATCTAGAGCAAAGACTCAGTGACATTGTGGTAGGAAAATTTTATTGTCCATCCTGCTGAAGAGCACTTACTTCCAACCAAATTCAAGCTAAAAAGCAAAGCTCTGATACGTTTTTAACAATGATCTCctaaaaacaaagacaaaaacatAACACGGTGGGGATTCTGAAAGACAAAACacacttttttctttgtatttgtaCAGCAGAGATCCAAGCACGTATCCACTCCTCACACATCCCTCCCATGGTGTTGCCTAACACTTTACCCCTAAAGACTTATTTTGATCCCAGGCCTTTTTTAGGCacttttttaaactgaaaacacTACAGGTTTTGACTCAAATGATACATTAAATTGTGTCATACCTGCATCTCTCTCCTCATCGGATAGGTCCaatccttaaaaacaaaacaaaactcacaaTTATAAATGggcacaagggaaaaaaaaaaataacagaacacATTCAAGCAGAGATTTGCATGTGTATGTTAtataaaagaagcaaaatctCTATTCTGCAGGTTGTACAAGCTACTTGCTATGCAACGGCACAGTGGTCATACTCACTGCTAACTCTCCACATGGAGACCAGTAACGCTCAAGTGCAAGTAACACCATTTTAAAAGCTAATGTGAAGAAACCTCTACATCAGAGATGAAGCCTGCATATTGTACATCCACACCTTAGCTTCCTGCTTagaaaaggcaggaaggaaaaaaagaaaaaggaggaaagaacatTAGAACATTCTGTACTAGCCCCAGAAGCGAAAAGAATTCCTTTGCCTGGCACATTCCTACAGCCACTGAAAAAACAGAAGATAATAAGTATAGTGGGTAACTCCCTTAAAATCCACACTGCCCCAACTAACATATTCCAAATAACTTTCTTCTGAATATTTAGGATTTTTCTTTAACAATCTTTAGAAGTTATGTTTTCTGTGAACTCAGCAAGCTATTGAAGTGAACCTCCACTAGAGAGTTAAGACAGGAAGGACGGTAAATGCACACACTTGTGTTCAGCCACAAATGACACAGTACTCCCCATCAGTTAATCCACACATCACATCTTTCCAGAGATCTCAGATCCTCAATTTTGTGAAAGTCCACCACTGGGGAACCATCACATCCCCACCTACTTactgtcacagaatggtttgggttggaggggaccttaaagatcatctcgttccaacctccctacactgagcagggacaccttccactagatcaggttgctcaaggccttgtccaacctgatcctgaacatctccagggaaggggcatccataacctccctggacaacctgttccagtgtctgaccaccctcactctaaagaatttcttcctaatatccagtctaaatctgcccttttccatcttaaatccattcccccttgtcctatcaccacaaggcCTTGTGAAAACTCTCTCCCCAGATTTCTGGCAGGCgctcttcaggtactgtaagaccactataaggtctccctggaaccttcctttctccaggctgaacagccccaactccagCAACCTGTCCCTCTATCTATCCGAACTGCCCTCAGCAAGAGCCAGTATCAACATTTTCATCCTTCAGCCCATTTAAGAGAGCTGCCAAAGCTGAAGAGCAAAATGCTCAGGCAAGCTCTATTCCTGTCTTtccctctctacaactcccacTGTCCTCTATTAACAGGCTCTTACTCATTCTTTGACCCAGGCACACGAAGGAGTTGTATCTGAGATCACAGTTACCAgctggagagaaaataaaaaggaaacaggCAAACACACCAAAGCAAATAGATTGCATGCATTTCTTTATGTAACTTTGCTGGGTGCTCCACGCACATGGGCAGCTAAGAAAAAACTTTGCCATATGTCGCTCTTGTTTGGTTCCAAAAATCCTCTAAACTCTGAGAAAATTACAACTCTAAATATTCCACCTCTGAAAGGAGATCAGGGTTACAACAAGAAGTtgtggacagtgggattgagtgcaccctcagcaagtttgtggatgacaccaagctgtgtggtaaGGTTGATAGCGCTGGAAgtaagggatggcatccagagggacctggacaggctggagagatggacCCAAGCCaccctcatgaagttcaagaaagccaagtgcaaggtcctacatctgggttgggacaatcccaagcacaaaaagggtgcccccagcacaagaaggacgtGGAACTattagagagggtccagaggaggccacaaggatgatcggagggctggagcacttcccctgtggggacaggctgagagagttgggtctgttcagactggagaaggctccagactTTTACCagagcctgctgtgacaggaaaaggggtgatggttttaaactaaaagagggagattcagcctagagaaaaggacaAAATTTTTGGTGCTTAgcgtggtgagaccctggaaacagttgcccagggaagtcatgggtgccccc comes from the Indicator indicator isolate 239-I01 chromosome 4, UM_Iind_1.1, whole genome shotgun sequence genome and includes:
- the STYX gene encoding serine/threonine/tyrosine-interacting protein, producing the protein MELAKPAFPALPQAKEDSEDWTYPMRREMQEILPGLFLGPYSSAMKSKLPTLQKHGITHVICIRQNIEANFIKPNFQQLFRYLVLDIADNPVENIIRFFPMTKEFIDGSLQSGGKVLVHGNAGISRSAALVIAYIMETFGVKYRDAFTYVQERRFCINPNAGFVHQLQEYEAIYLAKLTIQMMSPLQLERSLSVPPGTTGSLKRMHEEDEELGTMQVAAAQNG